Proteins from one Amycolatopsis benzoatilytica AK 16/65 genomic window:
- a CDS encoding DUF6801 domain-containing protein encodes MPRIRTLSKGVVTGVAVGAIAVLAAGTASAATQTYSAGPASYSCTFPAIPAQTVSISAHFDGPDTIPVNTSVTPANVGGSASITSIVHALLTAAGYDGIRGTADVPITVDNGSLSQPDASGLQIPEQIYPAGGGITVNINQASTSVIPTYTAPAAAGAVNFALGTTITANLEFHKAADGSWTPWTMTCTAPSGTSFTPSGTITAS; translated from the coding sequence ATGCCTCGGATCCGCACACTGTCCAAGGGCGTCGTTACCGGCGTCGCCGTCGGTGCGATCGCGGTGCTGGCCGCGGGCACCGCGTCGGCGGCCACCCAAACCTACTCCGCCGGACCCGCCAGCTACAGCTGTACCTTCCCGGCGATCCCGGCGCAGACGGTGTCGATCTCCGCGCACTTCGACGGCCCGGACACGATCCCGGTCAACACCAGCGTCACCCCGGCCAACGTCGGCGGCAGCGCATCGATCACCTCGATCGTGCACGCACTGCTCACCGCCGCCGGCTACGACGGCATCCGCGGCACCGCGGACGTCCCGATCACCGTCGACAACGGTTCGCTGTCGCAGCCGGACGCTTCCGGCCTGCAGATCCCGGAGCAGATCTACCCGGCCGGCGGCGGGATCACGGTGAACATCAACCAGGCGTCGACGTCGGTCATTCCGACCTACACCGCACCGGCCGCGGCGGGCGCGGTGAACTTCGCCCTCGGCACGACGATCACCGCGAATCTCGAGTTCCACAAGGCAGCCGACGGCAGCTGGACCCCGTGGACGATGACCTGCACGGCACCGTCGGGCACCAGCTTCACCCCGTCCGGCACCATCACCGCATCCTGA
- a CDS encoding MCE family protein, with translation MRNLAAPLVKSLLFILVTALATVVLAFSITGGSVGGGQRYGATFTDATSLNVGDDVRISGVKVGQIESLDVVGHNRAHVEFSLEEGRTVPADVLAVLKYRNMVGQRYLALERGSGTGTGVLPPGGEIPLDRTTPALDLTELFNGFKPLFQALSPKDVNNLSGEIVQVLQGEGGTVTELLAHTGSLTSTLADRDRVIGQVIGNLNSVLKTVNGKGDALATLVSTLRQLVSGLAGDRTAIGDAVSGLAELTQSTSGLLTEIRPGLKDSIAGLDRLSQNLNEGKADVDRFLTTLPEKMNGIGRIGSYGSWMNFYLCSSTLRSSPPRGVPATAARCGA, from the coding sequence GTGAGGAACCTGGCCGCTCCCCTGGTCAAAAGCCTGCTCTTCATCCTCGTGACCGCACTCGCGACGGTCGTGCTCGCCTTCTCGATCACCGGCGGTTCGGTCGGCGGCGGCCAGCGGTACGGCGCGACCTTCACCGACGCCACCTCACTCAACGTCGGCGACGACGTGCGGATCTCCGGGGTGAAAGTCGGCCAGATCGAAAGCCTGGACGTGGTGGGCCACAACCGTGCGCACGTCGAGTTCTCCCTGGAGGAAGGCCGGACCGTGCCCGCCGACGTGCTGGCGGTGCTCAAGTACCGCAACATGGTCGGGCAGCGCTATCTGGCGCTGGAACGAGGCAGCGGCACCGGCACCGGCGTGCTGCCGCCCGGCGGCGAAATCCCGCTCGACCGCACCACCCCCGCACTCGACCTGACTGAGCTGTTCAACGGCTTCAAGCCGCTGTTCCAGGCGCTGTCGCCGAAGGACGTCAACAACCTGTCCGGCGAGATCGTCCAGGTGCTGCAGGGCGAAGGCGGCACGGTGACCGAACTGCTCGCGCACACCGGGTCGCTCACCAGCACGCTGGCCGACCGCGACCGGGTGATCGGCCAGGTGATCGGCAACCTGAACTCGGTGCTGAAGACCGTGAACGGCAAGGGAGACGCGCTCGCCACCCTGGTGTCCACGCTCCGGCAACTGGTGTCCGGCCTGGCCGGCGACCGCACCGCGATCGGCGACGCGGTGTCCGGGCTGGCCGAGCTGACCCAGTCCACGTCCGGCCTGCTCACCGAGATCCGGCCCGGGCTGAAGGACAGCATCGCCGGGCTGGACCGGCTGTCGCAGAACCTGAACGAGGGGAAGGCCGACGTGGACCGGTTCCTGACCACGCTGCCGGAGAAGATGAACGGCATCGGCCGGATCGGCTCGTACGGCTCGTGGATGAACTTCTACCTGTGCAGTTCGACGCTGCGGTCCTCGCCGCCGCGCGGGGTCCCGGCGACCGCGGCGAGGTGCGGCGCGTGA
- a CDS encoding MCE family protein, with translation MLTRRVRIQVIAFVIVALAATSIVGAKYAGIARLFGVGAYTVRLELAEGGGIFTNGEVTYRGVAVGRIGQLRLTEQGMEADLLLNDSAPRIPANSRAFVANRSAVGEQYVDLRPSTDRGPYLEDGSVIPRGATTLPLPVQTFLSDVDSLTASVPTADLRTVVNELDTALQGTGPNLQVLMDTAKSFTDSASAHLPQTTKLVNDGSTVLKTQVDSSSAWRDFSRNAHLFAAQLASSDGDLRQLIASAPPAATQVSGLLRDTSPGLPILMANLLTTAQVFSARTDGLEQLLVTLPKTVASTSASITPDGGKMSLALTFWDPPPCRKGYEGTPVRSSRDLPVLPFDTAASCTLPTGNPTSVRGSQNAPHAGVPAPARPGGLPTAADGIPTSTDLEEMLWLRRGN, from the coding sequence ATGCTGACTCGACGGGTCCGGATCCAGGTGATCGCGTTCGTGATCGTCGCGCTGGCCGCGACCTCGATCGTCGGGGCGAAATACGCCGGCATCGCGCGGCTGTTCGGCGTCGGCGCCTACACCGTCCGGCTGGAATTGGCCGAAGGCGGCGGCATCTTCACCAACGGCGAGGTGACCTACCGCGGAGTGGCGGTCGGCCGGATCGGCCAGCTGCGGCTGACCGAACAGGGCATGGAAGCCGACTTGCTGCTGAACGACTCGGCCCCGCGAATTCCGGCGAACTCGCGGGCTTTCGTCGCGAACCGCTCCGCCGTCGGCGAGCAGTACGTCGATTTGCGCCCTTCGACCGACCGCGGCCCGTACCTGGAAGACGGCAGCGTCATCCCGCGCGGCGCGACCACGCTGCCGCTGCCCGTGCAGACCTTCTTGTCCGATGTGGACTCCCTGACCGCGTCGGTGCCGACCGCCGATCTGCGTACCGTGGTGAACGAACTGGACACCGCGTTGCAGGGCACCGGCCCGAACCTGCAAGTGCTGATGGACACGGCGAAATCGTTCACCGATTCGGCTTCCGCCCACCTGCCGCAGACGACGAAACTGGTCAACGACGGCTCGACGGTGCTGAAAACCCAAGTCGACTCGTCCTCGGCCTGGCGAGATTTCAGCCGTAACGCGCACCTGTTCGCCGCACAACTGGCCTCCTCCGACGGCGATCTGCGGCAGCTGATCGCCAGTGCCCCGCCCGCCGCGACCCAGGTGTCCGGCCTGCTCCGGGACACCAGCCCCGGACTGCCGATCCTGATGGCGAACCTCTTGACCACCGCGCAGGTTTTCAGCGCCCGCACGGACGGCTTGGAACAGCTGCTGGTGACTCTGCCGAAGACGGTCGCTTCGACATCGGCCTCGATCACCCCGGACGGCGGGAAGATGTCGCTCGCGCTGACGTTCTGGGACCCGCCGCCGTGCCGGAAGGGATACGAGGGAACGCCCGTCCGCAGCAGCCGGGACCTGCCAGTGCTCCCGTTCGACACCGCCGCGTCCTGCACCCTGCCCACGGGGAACCCGACGTCGGTCCGCGGCTCGCAGAACGCGCCGCACGCCGGCGTCCCGGCCCCGGCCCGCCCCGGCGGCCTGCCGACGGCCGCCGACGGCATCCCGACGTCGACCGATCTGGAGGAGATGCTGTGGCTGCGCCGGGGAAACTGA
- a CDS encoding MCE family protein, which yields MSRRLQKTKVRVAGVLFLAALSAFVLFTVKVYDKDFTTAVPVTLKADRVGNQLRAGGQVKARGVVVGEVRGVRAVPGGAEIALALEPDKVRWLPENVSALLVPKTLFGERYVQLSIPDADRARPLRPGDVISQDRSANAIELERVFDNLLPVLKAVQPQKLATTLTAVATALQGRGEQLGQTLATAADYLRKFNPNLPRLDRNVRDLATVTRLYGDIAPDLLNALTDSAVPLGTVNAKRTDLGSLYQQVTTSSQDLTAFLRQNGDNLIALSADSRRPLEIGAKYSPSFPCTLQALTDLKPSMDKVLGAGTKEPGLHVEITVSQPRGKYIPGKDAPAYTEKSGPRCYPSGVVPNAGTPAVAPSAKGDLGIANSPQEQQFLAPLIAPALGLATSDVPTWSSVLVGPLYRGTEVTAK from the coding sequence ATGAGCCGACGGCTGCAGAAGACCAAAGTCCGCGTCGCCGGAGTGTTGTTCCTGGCCGCGTTGTCCGCGTTCGTCCTCTTCACCGTGAAGGTCTACGACAAGGACTTCACCACCGCCGTGCCGGTGACGCTCAAGGCGGACCGGGTCGGCAACCAGCTGCGAGCCGGCGGTCAGGTAAAGGCGCGCGGCGTGGTGGTCGGCGAGGTCCGCGGCGTACGCGCGGTGCCCGGCGGTGCGGAGATCGCGCTGGCGCTGGAGCCGGACAAGGTGCGGTGGCTGCCGGAGAACGTGTCCGCGTTGCTGGTGCCCAAAACCCTCTTCGGCGAACGGTACGTGCAACTGTCCATTCCGGACGCCGATCGAGCGCGCCCGCTGCGCCCCGGCGACGTGATTTCCCAAGACCGCTCGGCGAACGCGATCGAGCTGGAACGGGTCTTCGACAACCTGCTGCCGGTGCTGAAAGCCGTGCAGCCGCAAAAACTGGCGACCACGCTCACCGCCGTCGCCACCGCGTTGCAGGGCCGGGGCGAACAACTCGGGCAGACCTTGGCCACCGCGGCGGACTACCTGCGGAAGTTCAACCCGAACCTGCCGCGGCTGGACCGGAACGTCCGCGATCTCGCGACGGTGACCCGGCTGTACGGCGACATCGCGCCTGATCTGCTGAACGCGCTCACCGATTCGGCAGTCCCCCTGGGCACCGTCAACGCGAAGCGCACCGACCTCGGCTCGCTGTACCAACAGGTCACAACGTCGTCGCAGGATCTCACCGCCTTCCTTCGGCAGAACGGCGACAACCTCATCGCGCTGTCCGCGGACAGCCGCCGCCCGCTGGAGATCGGCGCGAAGTACTCCCCCAGCTTCCCGTGCACCCTGCAGGCGCTGACCGACCTGAAGCCGAGCATGGACAAGGTCCTCGGTGCGGGCACGAAGGAGCCGGGGCTGCACGTCGAGATCACCGTGTCGCAGCCGCGCGGGAAATACATTCCCGGCAAGGACGCGCCTGCCTACACCGAGAAGAGCGGGCCGAGGTGCTACCCGAGCGGGGTGGTCCCGAACGCCGGAACACCGGCGGTGGCGCCTTCGGCCAAGGGCGACCTCGGCATCGCGAATTCCCCGCAGGAGCAGCAGTTCCTGGCTCCGCTGATCGCGCCTGCCCTCGGACTCGCGACGTCCGACGTGCCCACCTGGAGCAGTGTGCTCGTCGGCCCGCTCTACCGCGGAACGGAGGTGACGGCGAAGTGA
- a CDS encoding RCC1 domain-containing protein translates to MAAGHRRWDKVAAAVAAVAAVAVIGAGAAASGPVVAVNVLPLNGVAAAKLSASGAPLSAAGAAGSAAGAANVPQLTAAGGVYQWGTRGMSNMPPATTSGLSAVSAGGLFGLALKNGAVLAWGDNNFGESEVPEDLSSGTTEIAAGWTHGLALKNGKVYAWGNDWYGQTELPAAVSSGVIAISASAVHSLALLSNGRVVSWGSRTDVPDFAQSGVSAISAGGDHSLVLKDGAVLGWGSNEYGQTTVPTAAKSGVTAISAGYEHSLALKNGGVIAWGHDNDGQTDVPAAAASGVVAIDAGWNHNLAIKADGSLVAWGNNTYSQATVPKPPVCGPVTSASAGYEFGLVITDLSVRCH, encoded by the coding sequence ATGGCGGCCGGACACCGGCGATGGGACAAGGTTGCGGCCGCGGTCGCCGCGGTCGCCGCGGTCGCCGTGATCGGGGCGGGGGCCGCGGCGAGCGGGCCGGTCGTCGCAGTGAATGTGTTGCCGCTGAACGGCGTGGCCGCGGCGAAGCTGAGCGCGAGCGGAGCGCCGCTGAGTGCGGCTGGCGCGGCGGGCAGTGCGGCTGGCGCGGCGAACGTGCCGCAGCTGACAGCGGCTGGGGGCGTCTATCAGTGGGGGACCCGGGGCATGTCGAACATGCCGCCGGCCACCACATCGGGCCTGTCCGCGGTTTCGGCAGGCGGACTATTCGGGCTGGCGCTGAAGAACGGCGCGGTACTCGCCTGGGGCGACAACAACTTCGGCGAAAGCGAGGTACCGGAGGACCTGTCGTCGGGTACCACCGAGATCGCCGCTGGCTGGACCCACGGCCTCGCCCTCAAGAACGGCAAGGTCTACGCGTGGGGGAACGACTGGTACGGCCAGACGGAGCTTCCGGCAGCGGTTTCCAGCGGGGTGATCGCGATCTCTGCCAGCGCGGTGCACAGCCTCGCGTTGCTGTCGAACGGCCGGGTGGTGAGCTGGGGCAGCCGGACGGACGTGCCGGACTTCGCGCAGTCCGGCGTCAGTGCGATCTCCGCGGGCGGGGACCACAGCCTCGTGCTGAAGGACGGCGCGGTGCTTGGCTGGGGCAGCAACGAGTACGGCCAGACGACGGTTCCCACGGCGGCGAAATCCGGTGTGACGGCGATTTCGGCCGGGTACGAGCACAGTCTCGCGTTGAAGAACGGCGGAGTGATCGCTTGGGGGCACGACAACGACGGCCAGACCGACGTGCCCGCCGCGGCGGCGAGCGGGGTCGTCGCCATCGATGCGGGGTGGAACCACAACCTGGCGATCAAGGCGGACGGGTCGCTGGTCGCTTGGGGCAACAACACCTACAGCCAGGCGACGGTGCCGAAGCCGCCGGTGTGCGGACCGGTCACCAGTGCGTCGGCGGGATATGAGTTCGGCCTGGTGATCACGGACCTGTCGGTGCGCTGCCACTGA
- a CDS encoding MCE family protein, with the protein MKSFRERNPLVLGVIGSVALAAVLTGTLNYRNLPFLGGTGYQAEFTEAAGLQADDEVRIAGIKVGEVSRVDLDDDHVLVSFRVKDAWVGDQTSAQIKIKTLLGRKFLALDPAGRGEQDPGRPIPRSRTVTPYDVTDAFNGLADTVGAIDTNQLAASFSTISDTFRNSPQHVRTALDGLSALSKTVSSRDREIAELLANARKLTTTVANSNDDFEKLVNDGNLLLTELDRRKDSIHELLVGAQALAKQLSGLVTDNTAQLAPALRQLDQVTDLLQRQDRNLAKSLQLAGPYFRVVNNTAGNGRWIDTYLCGLIPENRDPCTPPLGGAK; encoded by the coding sequence GTGAAATCGTTCCGGGAGCGCAACCCGCTCGTGCTGGGGGTCATCGGCAGCGTCGCGCTGGCAGCGGTGCTCACCGGCACGCTGAACTACCGCAACCTGCCGTTCCTCGGCGGCACCGGCTACCAGGCCGAGTTCACCGAGGCAGCCGGATTGCAGGCGGACGACGAGGTGCGGATCGCCGGGATCAAGGTCGGCGAGGTGTCCCGGGTGGACCTGGACGACGACCACGTGCTGGTCAGCTTCCGGGTCAAGGACGCCTGGGTGGGCGACCAGACCTCGGCGCAGATCAAGATCAAGACGCTGCTGGGCCGGAAATTCCTGGCACTCGACCCGGCCGGCCGCGGCGAGCAAGACCCGGGCCGGCCGATCCCGCGCAGCCGCACGGTGACCCCGTACGACGTGACGGACGCGTTCAACGGCCTCGCCGACACCGTGGGCGCGATCGACACCAACCAGCTCGCGGCCAGCTTCTCCACGATCAGCGACACCTTCCGCAACTCGCCGCAGCATGTCCGGACGGCGCTCGACGGGCTCAGCGCGCTGTCGAAAACGGTGTCCTCGCGGGACCGCGAAATCGCTGAACTGCTGGCCAACGCCCGCAAACTGACCACCACGGTCGCCAATTCGAACGACGACTTCGAAAAGCTCGTCAACGACGGAAACCTGCTGCTCACCGAACTCGACCGGCGCAAGGACTCGATCCACGAGCTGCTCGTCGGCGCACAGGCGCTGGCCAAGCAGCTGTCCGGTCTCGTGACGGACAACACCGCGCAGCTCGCTCCCGCACTGCGGCAGCTCGACCAAGTAACCGACTTGCTGCAACGGCAGGACCGAAACCTCGCCAAGAGCCTCCAGCTGGCCGGACCGTACTTCCGCGTGGTGAACAACACCGCGGGCAACGGCCGCTGGATCGACACCTACCTGTGCGGCCTGATCCCGGAAAACCGCGATCCGTGCACACCGCCGCTGGGAGGCGCGAAATGA
- a CDS encoding MCE family protein, with protein MKARRTILALTLSVLAGCAAPSGFHGVYDLPLPGGADLGSHPYQVTVQFADVLDLVPQAAVKVDDVPVGRVQSIRLGKDGWTAETVLAVNGDVRLPANAVARLRQSSLLGEKFVELAPPDGPASGQLGADAVIPVSRTNRNPEFEEIFGALSLLLNGGGIGQLQTINKELSKAMDGNEEEIRSFLRGVDDLMSNLDTHRKDITDALDGLDRLSSSLADRNKQIADALTDLTPGLKTLTDQRPQLVTMLQSMDQLSGVATNVANKSRDDLAADLRALAPILHRLADAGSNLPKALEILPTFPFTDPVLDALKGDYLNVYATLLPGADVQLPPPGQGVPPGLPALLLPSGGN; from the coding sequence ATGAAAGCGCGACGGACGATCCTGGCGTTGACCCTGTCCGTGCTGGCCGGCTGCGCGGCACCGAGCGGCTTCCACGGCGTGTACGACCTGCCGCTGCCCGGCGGTGCCGACCTCGGCTCGCATCCCTACCAGGTCACCGTGCAGTTCGCGGACGTCCTCGACCTGGTTCCGCAGGCCGCGGTCAAGGTGGACGACGTCCCGGTCGGCCGGGTGCAGTCGATCCGGCTGGGCAAAGACGGCTGGACCGCCGAAACCGTGCTGGCGGTGAACGGCGACGTACGCCTGCCGGCGAACGCGGTCGCGCGGCTGCGGCAGTCTTCGCTGCTGGGCGAGAAATTCGTCGAACTCGCACCGCCGGACGGCCCCGCGTCCGGGCAGCTCGGCGCGGACGCGGTGATCCCGGTGTCGCGGACCAACCGCAACCCGGAGTTCGAGGAAATCTTCGGCGCGCTGTCGCTGCTGCTCAACGGCGGCGGCATCGGCCAGCTGCAGACGATCAACAAGGAACTGTCGAAGGCGATGGACGGCAACGAAGAGGAGATCCGCAGCTTCCTCCGCGGCGTCGACGACCTGATGTCCAATCTGGACACGCACCGCAAGGACATCACCGATGCGCTGGACGGGCTCGACCGGCTGTCGTCCTCGCTGGCGGATCGGAACAAGCAGATCGCCGACGCCCTCACCGACCTGACTCCCGGTTTGAAAACCCTCACCGACCAGCGCCCGCAGCTGGTGACCATGCTGCAGTCGATGGACCAGCTGTCCGGGGTGGCCACCAACGTCGCGAACAAGAGCCGCGACGACCTGGCCGCCGACCTCCGTGCGCTGGCGCCGATCCTGCACCGGCTCGCCGACGCCGGGTCGAATCTGCCCAAGGCGCTGGAGATCCTGCCGACGTTCCCGTTCACCGACCCCGTGCTGGACGCGCTCAAGGGCGACTACTTGAACGTCTACGCGACGTTGCTGCCCGGTGCCGACGTCCAGCTCCCGCCGCCCGGACAAGGCGTGCCCCCGGGCTTGCCGGCCCTGCTGCTGCCGTCCGGAGGCAACTGA
- a CDS encoding DUF6801 domain-containing protein, whose product MPEATAPAAHRRPARRTTFAALAVLGVLSIGTGALTGVSSASTEAPAPTVPPPSSSGEQQVSKEIVFDCPYAAPAGPQQISLTVSATVPTTVQVGTGLKFHSLTASFTLPQVVAAQLAPAPADSIRGGLTLDLTARQGDKSTAIPTPFTIDATPVPATGDAKLTATADLPDQAITAPGRVSFDLSAPTIALKPATDGPAESTPVACTLVPDQTTTLVSILATTAPPAAPSPGNPNSPPPLPPPARPNAVAPQEDGDYPLITPLNYVQVTATSSIYRLGATVAGNRTGVLNGTWTVLLVPPDYVPRDPSTISGVVGFRPTTATFLGFGFVPVTATVEFLPLDYRNSTLIDLSGQLWGGSRLTTHVQVMARMSNAKINGVPLDLGPDCVTAKPVSLYLSGKYNATTGGVLGTDPNSPDPDYRGFALPPFVHCGTAEPLNPLLTGMASTTTNINQAKVVEVNFGECASYSHPDHTKCPPIPDTPAPG is encoded by the coding sequence ATGCCGGAAGCAACCGCACCCGCCGCCCACCGCCGTCCGGCCCGCCGAACGACTTTCGCCGCGCTCGCGGTCCTCGGCGTCCTGTCGATCGGCACTGGCGCGCTCACCGGCGTCAGCTCCGCCTCGACCGAAGCGCCCGCCCCCACCGTCCCGCCCCCGTCGTCATCCGGCGAACAGCAAGTCAGCAAAGAGATCGTCTTCGACTGTCCGTACGCCGCCCCCGCCGGGCCGCAGCAGATCAGCTTGACCGTCTCCGCGACCGTGCCTACGACAGTGCAGGTCGGGACCGGATTGAAATTCCATTCCCTGACGGCTTCTTTCACGCTCCCCCAGGTCGTCGCCGCCCAGCTGGCACCAGCTCCCGCGGACAGCATCCGGGGCGGTCTCACCCTCGATCTGACCGCGCGGCAAGGAGACAAGAGCACCGCGATCCCTACGCCGTTCACGATCGACGCGACTCCGGTGCCGGCAACCGGCGACGCGAAGCTGACCGCGACCGCGGACCTGCCGGACCAGGCGATCACCGCCCCCGGCCGGGTCAGCTTCGACCTCAGCGCCCCGACCATCGCCCTGAAGCCGGCCACCGACGGACCAGCCGAGTCGACCCCGGTCGCCTGCACCCTCGTCCCGGACCAGACGACGACGCTGGTTTCGATCCTCGCCACCACGGCACCCCCCGCCGCTCCGAGCCCGGGTAACCCGAACAGCCCGCCGCCGCTCCCTCCCCCGGCCCGCCCCAACGCGGTCGCACCACAGGAGGACGGCGACTACCCGCTCATCACTCCGCTCAACTACGTCCAGGTCACCGCGACTTCGTCGATCTACCGGCTGGGCGCGACCGTCGCCGGCAACCGGACCGGGGTGCTCAACGGAACTTGGACAGTGCTTTTGGTCCCCCCTGACTACGTCCCGCGCGATCCGAGCACCATCTCCGGCGTGGTCGGCTTCCGTCCGACCACCGCGACCTTCCTCGGTTTCGGCTTCGTGCCGGTCACCGCGACCGTCGAGTTCCTGCCCCTCGACTACCGCAATTCCACGCTGATCGACCTCAGCGGCCAGCTCTGGGGCGGCAGTCGACTGACCACCCACGTCCAGGTGATGGCCCGGATGAGCAACGCCAAAATCAACGGCGTGCCACTGGACCTCGGCCCGGACTGCGTCACCGCCAAGCCGGTCTCGCTCTACCTGTCCGGCAAATACAACGCGACGACGGGCGGCGTCCTCGGCACGGACCCGAATTCGCCCGACCCCGACTACCGCGGTTTCGCCCTGCCGCCGTTCGTCCACTGCGGCACCGCCGAACCGCTCAACCCGCTGCTCACCGGCATGGCCTCCACTACGACGAACATCAACCAGGCCAAGGTGGTCGAAGTGAACTTCGGCGAGTGCGCCTCGTACTCGCACCCGGATCACACCAAATGCCCGCCGATCCCGGACACGCCGGCTCCCGGCTGA
- a CDS encoding MCE family protein, protein MTASTRAGRLVAFALVLALVICGVLWWVFSGSGRYRVTAYFSQAVGVYSGSDVRVLGVKVGEVTAVVPQGDQVRVDLSVDPHVAVAADTTALVVAPSVVADRYVQLGKLARTGPRLSDGAVIGRDRTGTPVELDQLYASLDTLSKALGPNGANADGALSDLLRTGAANLNGNGKAFNTSVRDFAQLARTLAGNSSDLFGTVDELQKFTTMLATNDHQVGEVNQQLAKVSGTLAANRGELSEALRSLGTALASVQAFLRDNRASIKSNVDKLAGTTRTLVDQRASLAEALDVAPLAVQNVQNSFDPATGRLQGRSDLLDYFPLPASAVAATGGGR, encoded by the coding sequence ATGACCGCCAGCACTCGGGCAGGCCGGTTGGTCGCCTTCGCCTTGGTACTGGCGCTGGTGATCTGCGGCGTCTTGTGGTGGGTGTTCTCCGGCTCCGGCCGGTACCGCGTCACGGCGTACTTTTCGCAGGCCGTCGGTGTCTACAGCGGATCCGACGTGCGAGTGCTCGGCGTGAAAGTCGGCGAGGTCACCGCGGTCGTACCGCAGGGCGACCAGGTCCGAGTCGACTTGTCGGTAGACCCGCATGTCGCGGTCGCCGCCGACACGACCGCGCTGGTAGTCGCGCCCAGCGTGGTCGCGGACCGCTACGTCCAGCTGGGCAAACTCGCCCGCACCGGGCCCCGGCTGAGCGACGGCGCGGTGATCGGCCGGGACCGCACCGGCACTCCGGTCGAGCTGGACCAGCTGTACGCCAGCTTGGACACGCTGAGCAAAGCGCTCGGCCCGAACGGCGCGAACGCCGACGGCGCACTGTCCGACCTCCTGCGCACCGGCGCGGCGAACCTGAACGGCAACGGCAAGGCCTTCAACACCTCGGTCCGCGACTTCGCCCAGCTCGCGCGCACCCTGGCGGGCAACTCCTCGGACCTGTTCGGCACCGTCGACGAGCTGCAGAAGTTCACCACCATGCTCGCCACGAACGATCACCAGGTCGGCGAGGTGAACCAGCAGCTGGCCAAGGTGTCCGGCACGCTCGCGGCGAATCGCGGCGAACTGTCCGAGGCGCTGCGCTCGCTTGGCACCGCGCTCGCCTCGGTGCAAGCATTCCTCCGGGACAACCGGGCGTCCATCAAGTCCAATGTGGACAAGCTGGCCGGGACGACCCGGACGCTCGTCGACCAGCGCGCCTCGCTGGCCGAAGCGCTGGACGTCGCACCGCTGGCCGTGCAGAACGTCCAGAACTCCTTCGACCCGGCCACCGGACGCCTGCAGGGCCGTTCCGACCTGCTCGACTACTTCCCGCTGCCCGCCTCGGCCGTGGCGGCCACCGGAGGCGGCCGATGA